One window from the genome of Saimiri boliviensis isolate mSaiBol1 chromosome 2, mSaiBol1.pri, whole genome shotgun sequence encodes:
- the ENTPD2 gene encoding ectonucleoside triphosphate diphosphohydrolase 2 isoform X1 gives MAGKMLSLLPPLLLAAAGLAGLLLLCVPTRDVREPPALKYGIVLDAGSSHTSMFVYKWPADKENDTGIVGQHSSCDVSGGGISSYADNPPGAGQSLVECLEQALRDVPRERHAGTPLYLGATAGMRLLNLTNPEASASVLAAVTHTLTQYPFDFRGARILSGQDEGVFGWVTANYLLENFIKYGWVGRWFRPRKGTLGAMDLGGASTQITFETPGPAEDRANEVQLRLYGQNYRVYTHSFLCYGRDQVLQRLLASALQTHGFHPCWPRGFSTQVLLGDVYQSPCTAAQRPRAFNSSARVSLSGSSDPHLCRDLVSGLFSFSSCSFSRCSFNGVFQPPVAGNFIAFSAFFYTVDFLRTSMGLPVATLQQLEAASVNVCNQTWAQLQARVPGQRAHLADYCAGATFVQQLLSRGYGFDERTFSGVTFQKKAADTAVGWALGYMLNLTNLIPADPPGLRKGTDFSSWVVLLLIFTSALLASLVLLLRQVHSAKLSSAI, from the exons tacGGCATCGTCCTGGATGCTGGCTCTTCACACACGTCCATGTTTGTCTACAAGTGGCCAGCAGACAAGGAGAATGACACGGGCATCGTGGGCCAGCACAGCTCCTGTGACGTTTCAG GTGGGGGCATCTCCAGCTATGCAGACAACCCTCCTGGGGCCGGCCAGAGTCTGGTTGAATGCCTTGAACAGGCGCTTCGGGATGTGCCCAGAGAGAGACATGCGGGCACGCCCCTCTACCTGGGAGCCACAGCGGGCATGCGCCTGCTCAA CCTGACCAACCCAGAGGCCTCGGCCAGTGTGCTCGCGGCGGTGACGCACACGCTGACCCAGTACCCCTTTGACTTCCGTGGTGCCCGCATCCTCTCTGGCCAGGATGAGGGCGTGTTCGGCTGGGTGACTGCCAACTACCTGCTGGAGAACTTCATCAAG TACGGCTGGGTGGGCCGGTGGTTCCGGCCACGGAAGGGGACGCTGGGGGCCATGGACCTGGGGGGTGCCTCCACCCAGATCACCTTTGAGACGCCCGGTCCAGCGGAGGACAGAGCCAACGAGGTTCAGCTGCGTCTCTACGGCCAGAACTACCGAGTCTACACCCACAGCTTCCTCTGCTATGGTCGCGACCAGGTCCTCCAGAGGCTGCTGGCCAGCGCTCTCCAG ACCCACGGCTTCCACCCCTGCTGGCCGAGGGGCTTCTCCACCCAAGTGCTGCTCGGGGATGTGTACCAGTCGCCCTGTACTGCGGCTCAGCGGCCCCGGGCCTTCAACAGCAGTGCCAGGGTCAGCCTGTCAGGGAGCAGTGACCCCCACCTCTGCCGAGATCTGGTTTCTGGGCTCTTCAgcttctcctcctgctccttctcccgATGCTCTTTCAATGGGGTCTTCCAGCCCCCGGTGGCTGGAAACTTTATC GCCTTCTCTGCCTTCTTCTACACTGTGGACTTCCTGCGGACTTCGATGGGGCTGCCTGTGGCCACTCTGCAGCAGCTGGAGGCAGCCTCGGTGAATGTCTGCAACCAGACCTGGGCCCAG CTGCAGGCTCGAGTGCCAGGGCAGCGGGCCCACCTGGCCGACTACTGCGCTGGGGCCACGTTTGTGCAGCAGCTGCTGAGTCGCGGCTACGGCTTCGACGAGCGCACCTTCAGCGGCGTGACCTTCCAGAAGAag GCCGCGGACACCGCGGTGGGCTGGGCGCTGGGCTACATGCTGAACCTGACCAACCTGATCCCCGCCGACCCGCCGGGGCTGCGCAAGGGCACAGACTTCAGCTCGTGGGTCGTCCTCCTGCTGATCTTCACCTCCGCGCTCCTGGCTTCGCTTGTCCTGCTGCTGCGGCAGGTGCACTCCGCTAAGCTGTCGAGCGCCATTTAG
- the ENTPD2 gene encoding ectonucleoside triphosphate diphosphohydrolase 2 isoform X3, with translation MAGKMLSLLPPLLLAAAGLAGLLLLCVPTRDVREPPALKYGIVLDAGSSHTSMFVYKWPADKENDTGIVGQHSSCDVSGGGISSYADNPPGAGQSLVECLEQALRDVPRERHAGTPLYLGATAGMRLLNLTNPEASASVLAAVTHTLTQYPFDFRGARILSGQDEGVFGWVTANYLLENFIKITFETPGPAEDRANEVQLRLYGQNYRVYTHSFLCYGRDQVLQRLLASALQTHGFHPCWPRGFSTQVLLGDVYQSPCTAAQRPRAFNSSARVSLSGSSDPHLCRDLVSGLFSFSSCSFSRCSFNGVFQPPVAGNFIAFSAFFYTVDFLRTSMGLPVATLQQLEAASVNVCNQTWAQLQARVPGQRAHLADYCAGATFVQQLLSRGYGFDERTFSGVTFQKKAADTAVGWALGYMLNLTNLIPADPPGLRKGTDFSSWVVLLLIFTSALLASLVLLLRQVHSAKLSSAI, from the exons tacGGCATCGTCCTGGATGCTGGCTCTTCACACACGTCCATGTTTGTCTACAAGTGGCCAGCAGACAAGGAGAATGACACGGGCATCGTGGGCCAGCACAGCTCCTGTGACGTTTCAG GTGGGGGCATCTCCAGCTATGCAGACAACCCTCCTGGGGCCGGCCAGAGTCTGGTTGAATGCCTTGAACAGGCGCTTCGGGATGTGCCCAGAGAGAGACATGCGGGCACGCCCCTCTACCTGGGAGCCACAGCGGGCATGCGCCTGCTCAA CCTGACCAACCCAGAGGCCTCGGCCAGTGTGCTCGCGGCGGTGACGCACACGCTGACCCAGTACCCCTTTGACTTCCGTGGTGCCCGCATCCTCTCTGGCCAGGATGAGGGCGTGTTCGGCTGGGTGACTGCCAACTACCTGCTGGAGAACTTCATCAAG ATCACCTTTGAGACGCCCGGTCCAGCGGAGGACAGAGCCAACGAGGTTCAGCTGCGTCTCTACGGCCAGAACTACCGAGTCTACACCCACAGCTTCCTCTGCTATGGTCGCGACCAGGTCCTCCAGAGGCTGCTGGCCAGCGCTCTCCAG ACCCACGGCTTCCACCCCTGCTGGCCGAGGGGCTTCTCCACCCAAGTGCTGCTCGGGGATGTGTACCAGTCGCCCTGTACTGCGGCTCAGCGGCCCCGGGCCTTCAACAGCAGTGCCAGGGTCAGCCTGTCAGGGAGCAGTGACCCCCACCTCTGCCGAGATCTGGTTTCTGGGCTCTTCAgcttctcctcctgctccttctcccgATGCTCTTTCAATGGGGTCTTCCAGCCCCCGGTGGCTGGAAACTTTATC GCCTTCTCTGCCTTCTTCTACACTGTGGACTTCCTGCGGACTTCGATGGGGCTGCCTGTGGCCACTCTGCAGCAGCTGGAGGCAGCCTCGGTGAATGTCTGCAACCAGACCTGGGCCCAG CTGCAGGCTCGAGTGCCAGGGCAGCGGGCCCACCTGGCCGACTACTGCGCTGGGGCCACGTTTGTGCAGCAGCTGCTGAGTCGCGGCTACGGCTTCGACGAGCGCACCTTCAGCGGCGTGACCTTCCAGAAGAag GCCGCGGACACCGCGGTGGGCTGGGCGCTGGGCTACATGCTGAACCTGACCAACCTGATCCCCGCCGACCCGCCGGGGCTGCGCAAGGGCACAGACTTCAGCTCGTGGGTCGTCCTCCTGCTGATCTTCACCTCCGCGCTCCTGGCTTCGCTTGTCCTGCTGCTGCGGCAGGTGCACTCCGCTAAGCTGTCGAGCGCCATTTAG
- the ENTPD2 gene encoding ectonucleoside triphosphate diphosphohydrolase 2 isoform X2 has translation MAGKMLSLLPPLLLAAAGLAGLLLLCVPTRDVREPPALKWPADKENDTGIVGQHSSCDVSGGGISSYADNPPGAGQSLVECLEQALRDVPRERHAGTPLYLGATAGMRLLNLTNPEASASVLAAVTHTLTQYPFDFRGARILSGQDEGVFGWVTANYLLENFIKYGWVGRWFRPRKGTLGAMDLGGASTQITFETPGPAEDRANEVQLRLYGQNYRVYTHSFLCYGRDQVLQRLLASALQTHGFHPCWPRGFSTQVLLGDVYQSPCTAAQRPRAFNSSARVSLSGSSDPHLCRDLVSGLFSFSSCSFSRCSFNGVFQPPVAGNFIAFSAFFYTVDFLRTSMGLPVATLQQLEAASVNVCNQTWAQLQARVPGQRAHLADYCAGATFVQQLLSRGYGFDERTFSGVTFQKKAADTAVGWALGYMLNLTNLIPADPPGLRKGTDFSSWVVLLLIFTSALLASLVLLLRQVHSAKLSSAI, from the exons TGGCCAGCAGACAAGGAGAATGACACGGGCATCGTGGGCCAGCACAGCTCCTGTGACGTTTCAG GTGGGGGCATCTCCAGCTATGCAGACAACCCTCCTGGGGCCGGCCAGAGTCTGGTTGAATGCCTTGAACAGGCGCTTCGGGATGTGCCCAGAGAGAGACATGCGGGCACGCCCCTCTACCTGGGAGCCACAGCGGGCATGCGCCTGCTCAA CCTGACCAACCCAGAGGCCTCGGCCAGTGTGCTCGCGGCGGTGACGCACACGCTGACCCAGTACCCCTTTGACTTCCGTGGTGCCCGCATCCTCTCTGGCCAGGATGAGGGCGTGTTCGGCTGGGTGACTGCCAACTACCTGCTGGAGAACTTCATCAAG TACGGCTGGGTGGGCCGGTGGTTCCGGCCACGGAAGGGGACGCTGGGGGCCATGGACCTGGGGGGTGCCTCCACCCAGATCACCTTTGAGACGCCCGGTCCAGCGGAGGACAGAGCCAACGAGGTTCAGCTGCGTCTCTACGGCCAGAACTACCGAGTCTACACCCACAGCTTCCTCTGCTATGGTCGCGACCAGGTCCTCCAGAGGCTGCTGGCCAGCGCTCTCCAG ACCCACGGCTTCCACCCCTGCTGGCCGAGGGGCTTCTCCACCCAAGTGCTGCTCGGGGATGTGTACCAGTCGCCCTGTACTGCGGCTCAGCGGCCCCGGGCCTTCAACAGCAGTGCCAGGGTCAGCCTGTCAGGGAGCAGTGACCCCCACCTCTGCCGAGATCTGGTTTCTGGGCTCTTCAgcttctcctcctgctccttctcccgATGCTCTTTCAATGGGGTCTTCCAGCCCCCGGTGGCTGGAAACTTTATC GCCTTCTCTGCCTTCTTCTACACTGTGGACTTCCTGCGGACTTCGATGGGGCTGCCTGTGGCCACTCTGCAGCAGCTGGAGGCAGCCTCGGTGAATGTCTGCAACCAGACCTGGGCCCAG CTGCAGGCTCGAGTGCCAGGGCAGCGGGCCCACCTGGCCGACTACTGCGCTGGGGCCACGTTTGTGCAGCAGCTGCTGAGTCGCGGCTACGGCTTCGACGAGCGCACCTTCAGCGGCGTGACCTTCCAGAAGAag GCCGCGGACACCGCGGTGGGCTGGGCGCTGGGCTACATGCTGAACCTGACCAACCTGATCCCCGCCGACCCGCCGGGGCTGCGCAAGGGCACAGACTTCAGCTCGTGGGTCGTCCTCCTGCTGATCTTCACCTCCGCGCTCCTGGCTTCGCTTGTCCTGCTGCTGCGGCAGGTGCACTCCGCTAAGCTGTCGAGCGCCATTTAG